From one Nocardioides sp. Kera G14 genomic stretch:
- a CDS encoding 4Fe-4S dicluster domain-containing protein, with the protein MGQLSGPTDPSADAHWTLERPRKGFFTDTSICIGCKACEVACKEWNRNPRDGDLELTAMSYDNTVSLGASTWRHVAFIEQDRARIEEARETGRALVDLGMPSMPGAAATAVLPETVDTTPPDTPEFRWLMASDVCKHCTHAGCLDVCPTGALFRTEFGTVVIQDDVCNGCGTCVAGCPFGVVERRADGTAAPTTQRGEKKGEQPDVPKRGVAQKCTLCYDRLLDDETPACAKTCPTTSIKFGDHDELVADAKERVAQLHAQGLTEARLYGANENDGVGGTGSVFLLLDEPEVYGLPPDPRVCTADLMTMYKRAGIAAAGMLAAAAISFLGGRR; encoded by the coding sequence ATGGGACAACTCAGCGGCCCGACCGACCCGTCGGCAGACGCACACTGGACGCTCGAGAGGCCGCGCAAGGGCTTCTTCACCGACACGTCAATCTGTATCGGCTGCAAGGCGTGCGAGGTGGCGTGCAAGGAGTGGAACCGCAACCCGCGCGACGGCGACCTCGAGCTCACGGCGATGTCGTATGACAACACCGTCTCGCTCGGAGCGAGCACCTGGCGTCACGTCGCCTTCATCGAGCAGGACCGGGCGCGGATCGAGGAGGCTCGGGAGACAGGCCGAGCCCTGGTCGATCTCGGCATGCCCTCGATGCCGGGCGCCGCGGCCACGGCCGTCCTCCCGGAGACGGTCGACACCACCCCGCCCGACACCCCCGAGTTCCGCTGGCTGATGGCCTCGGACGTCTGCAAGCACTGCACCCACGCCGGCTGCCTCGACGTCTGTCCCACGGGGGCCCTCTTCCGGACCGAGTTCGGCACCGTCGTCATTCAGGACGACGTCTGCAACGGCTGCGGCACCTGCGTGGCGGGCTGCCCGTTCGGGGTCGTCGAACGTCGCGCCGACGGCACGGCCGCGCCGACCACGCAGCGCGGTGAGAAGAAGGGCGAGCAGCCCGACGTGCCCAAGCGCGGCGTCGCACAGAAGTGCACGCTCTGCTACGACCGGCTGCTCGATGACGAGACCCCGGCCTGCGCCAAGACGTGTCCGACGACCTCGATCAAGTTCGGGGACCACGACGAGCTTGTCGCCGATGCCAAGGAGCGGGTCGCCCAGCTCCATGCCCAGGGCCTCACCGAGGCACGGCTCTACGGCGCCAACGAGAACGACGGCGTCGGGGGCACCGGCTCGGTGTTCCTGCTGCTCGACGAGCCTGAGGTCTATGGCCTGCCGCCGGACCCGAGAGTCTGCACGGCCGACCTGATGACGATGTACAAGCGGGCGGGCATCGCTGCGGCAGGCATGCTCGCCGCTGCCGCGATCTCGTTCCTGGGAGGACGCCGATGA
- the nrfD gene encoding NrfD/PsrC family molybdoenzyme membrane anchor subunit: protein MTTSEFDSFRPPEPPRRKRRRAVGQGRRPGQHHGGDGSREVFMVPDVEFTSYYGRPVVKPPPWGHEVAAYLFLGGVAGGSGLIAAGAQLTKRPLLRRNARLASMGAVGLGGIALVADLGRPDRFYNMLRTFKVTSPMSVGSWILSAYSGGLALTVANEVDRMLGERLPLGPLRRLLRLLEGPAGLQAAAFAPPLAVYTAVLLADTAVPTWNATHRDLPFVFVSSASLAAAGMAMITTPTAETGPARTLAVLGVAGDLTAMKLMERRMDPVAAEPLHHGHPGTMLRWSERLAVAGAIGTLVGGRWRPTAILSGAALMAASALTRFGVFEAGIHSAKDPRYTIEPQKRRLAARRAAGQTGDSITTAG, encoded by the coding sequence ATGACCACCTCAGAGTTCGACTCGTTCCGGCCTCCGGAGCCGCCTCGCCGCAAGCGGCGACGGGCGGTCGGCCAAGGACGCCGCCCGGGCCAGCACCACGGCGGCGACGGCAGCCGCGAGGTCTTCATGGTCCCGGACGTCGAGTTCACCTCCTACTACGGCCGGCCTGTCGTGAAACCGCCGCCGTGGGGTCACGAGGTGGCGGCGTACCTCTTCCTCGGGGGTGTCGCCGGCGGCTCCGGGCTGATCGCGGCGGGCGCCCAGCTCACCAAGCGGCCCCTCCTGCGCCGCAACGCGCGGCTCGCCTCCATGGGCGCGGTCGGCCTCGGCGGCATCGCGCTGGTGGCTGACCTCGGCCGCCCCGACCGGTTCTACAACATGCTGCGGACCTTCAAGGTCACCTCGCCGATGAGCGTCGGCTCCTGGATCCTGAGTGCCTACAGCGGCGGCCTCGCCCTGACCGTGGCCAACGAGGTGGACCGGATGCTCGGCGAGCGACTGCCGCTCGGTCCGCTGCGGCGGCTGCTGCGTCTCCTCGAGGGGCCGGCGGGCCTGCAGGCGGCGGCCTTCGCACCGCCGCTGGCGGTGTACACGGCGGTGCTGCTGGCCGACACCGCCGTACCCACGTGGAACGCCACCCACCGTGACCTGCCGTTCGTGTTCGTCAGCTCGGCGAGCCTGGCCGCGGCCGGGATGGCGATGATCACGACGCCGACCGCCGAGACCGGGCCGGCGCGGACCCTGGCGGTGCTCGGTGTCGCGGGCGACCTCACCGCGATGAAACTCATGGAGCGGCGGATGGACCCGGTCGCCGCCGAGCCCCTGCACCACGGCCACCCGGGCACCATGCTGCGGTGGAGCGAGCGGCTTGCGGTCGCCGGCGCGATCGGCACCCTGGTCGGCGGACGGTGGCGGCCCACCGCGATCCTCTCCGGGGCAGCCCTGATGGCGGCGTCGGCCCTCACCCGTTTCGGCGTCTTCGAGGCGGGCATCCACTCGGCCAAGGACCCGCGCTACACGATCGAGCCGCAGAAGCGTCGCCTCGCCGCCCGTCGGGCGGCCGGTCAGACCGGCGACTCCATCACCACGGCGGGCTAG
- the selD gene encoding selenide, water dikinase SelD, translated as MTTTSRRLTEYAHGGGCACKIPPGELEDAVRGLVGQAGPDILVGLDAGDDGAVVRVRDDLAVISTADFFTPVVDDAYDWGRIAAANALSDVYAMGGHPVVAINLVGWPRGVLPMELLGEVLRGGLDVAAEACCPVIGGHTVDDPEPKYGMAVTGTVHPDRLLRNDAAEPGLPLTLTKPIGVGLLNNRHKSTGEVFPEAIEVMTRLNRDASEAALSAGARSGTDVTGFGLLGHLYKLARASGVGAVIDRTAVPTVTGAMEALAEGFVSGGTRRNLDWVGPHVSAGPGIGEDDLLLLADAQTSGGLLVVGEVPGYPVIGHTVAASPGEAGPIEVR; from the coding sequence ATGACGACCACCTCGCGCCGCCTCACCGAGTACGCGCACGGCGGCGGCTGCGCCTGCAAGATCCCGCCGGGTGAGCTCGAGGATGCGGTCCGCGGCCTCGTCGGCCAGGCCGGGCCGGACATCCTCGTGGGCCTGGACGCGGGCGACGACGGCGCGGTGGTCCGGGTCCGCGACGACCTTGCCGTGATCTCGACGGCCGACTTCTTCACTCCGGTCGTGGACGACGCCTACGACTGGGGACGGATCGCGGCGGCCAACGCCCTCTCCGACGTCTACGCCATGGGAGGACATCCGGTCGTGGCGATCAACCTGGTCGGCTGGCCCCGGGGGGTGCTGCCGATGGAGCTGCTCGGCGAGGTCCTGCGCGGCGGCCTCGACGTGGCCGCCGAGGCCTGCTGCCCGGTGATCGGCGGTCACACCGTCGACGACCCCGAGCCGAAGTACGGCATGGCGGTGACCGGCACCGTCCACCCCGACCGACTCCTGCGCAACGACGCGGCCGAGCCCGGCCTCCCGCTGACGCTGACCAAGCCGATCGGCGTCGGGCTGCTCAACAACCGGCACAAGAGCACCGGCGAGGTCTTTCCCGAGGCGATCGAGGTGATGACCCGACTCAACCGGGACGCCTCGGAGGCGGCGCTGTCGGCCGGTGCTCGCTCCGGCACCGACGTGACCGGCTTCGGCCTCCTCGGCCATCTGTACAAGCTGGCACGTGCGTCCGGCGTCGGCGCCGTCATCGACCGTACGGCGGTGCCGACCGTCACGGGCGCCATGGAGGCGCTTGCCGAGGGATTCGTCTCCGGTGGCACACGCCGCAACCTCGACTGGGTCGGCCCCCACGTGAGCGCCGGCCCCGGCATTGGCGAGGACGACCTCCTCCTCCTCGCCGATGCCCAGACCTCCGGTGGCCTGCTGGTCGTCGGCGAGGTGCCGGGCTATCCGGTGATCGGTCACACCGTTGCGGCAAGCCCCGGCGAGGCGGGACCCATCGAGGTCCGCTGA
- the selA gene encoding L-seryl-tRNA(Sec) selenium transferase, which translates to MSEADPRRLIPRTDHLLGMPQARETELGADAVRALVHDLQERARAGELPPEDVEAAFLAALADRRPSSLRPVLNATGVVVHTNLGRAPLSDAAVDAVVAASRYVDIELDLATGTRSRRGVAARAALLDACPAAEDALVVNNGAAALSLATTTLAGSGDVIVSRGELIEIGAGFRLTDLIISTGARLREVGTTNRTHLADYADAIGPETGCLLKVHPSNFRVEGFTAAVNLPVLSEVAAEHGLPLVADLGSGLLRPDPALPDEPDAATALAAGADLVIMSGDKLLGGPQAGIVLGRADLVQQLARHPLARAFRADKLALAALEATLNGGPTPVARALHADPDELRRRAERIAAAVGGAPVVQHDGRVGGGGAPGFPLAGWAVSLPEEVAAPLRAGQSAVLARVTDGACLVDPRCVPPAEDDALIRALAAALRAVRP; encoded by the coding sequence ATGAGCGAGGCCGACCCGCGGCGACTCATCCCGCGCACCGACCATCTGCTCGGCATGCCGCAGGCACGGGAGACGGAGCTCGGCGCGGACGCGGTGCGAGCGCTCGTCCACGACCTTCAGGAGCGGGCCCGCGCCGGCGAGCTGCCGCCGGAGGACGTGGAGGCCGCGTTCCTGGCCGCGCTCGCCGATCGCCGTCCCAGCTCGCTCCGTCCGGTCCTCAACGCCACCGGAGTGGTGGTGCACACCAACCTCGGTCGGGCGCCGCTCTCGGACGCCGCCGTCGATGCGGTCGTCGCCGCCAGCCGGTACGTCGACATCGAGCTCGACCTGGCCACCGGTACTCGCTCGCGGCGGGGTGTCGCCGCCCGCGCGGCGCTGCTCGACGCCTGCCCGGCTGCCGAGGACGCCCTCGTCGTCAACAACGGCGCGGCTGCCCTCAGTCTCGCCACCACGACGCTCGCCGGGTCCGGCGACGTGATCGTCTCGCGAGGCGAGCTGATCGAGATCGGCGCCGGCTTCCGACTCACGGACCTGATCATTTCGACCGGCGCTCGTCTGCGAGAGGTCGGCACCACCAACCGCACCCACCTGGCCGACTACGCCGACGCGATCGGACCGGAGACCGGCTGCCTGCTCAAGGTGCACCCGAGCAACTTTCGGGTCGAGGGCTTCACTGCGGCGGTGAACCTGCCCGTGCTGAGCGAGGTGGCCGCTGAGCACGGCCTGCCCCTCGTCGCCGACCTCGGCAGCGGCCTGCTCCGGCCGGACCCGGCGCTGCCCGACGAGCCTGACGCCGCCACGGCTCTCGCCGCGGGAGCAGACCTGGTGATCATGAGCGGCGACAAGCTGCTCGGCGGACCCCAGGCCGGCATCGTCCTGGGCCGCGCCGACCTCGTTCAGCAGCTCGCGCGGCATCCGTTGGCGCGCGCCTTCCGTGCCGACAAGCTCGCGCTGGCCGCGCTGGAGGCGACTCTCAACGGCGGGCCGACCCCGGTGGCCCGGGCTCTGCACGCGGATCCCGATGAGCTTCGCCGGCGGGCGGAGCGGATCGCTGCGGCGGTCGGTGGCGCCCCGGTCGTGCAGCACGACGGCCGGGTGGGCGGTGGCGGAGCGCCCGGATTCCCGCTGGCCGGCTGGGCCGTCAGCCTGCCCGAGGAGGTCGCCGCGCCGCTGCGGGCCGGGCAGTCTGCCGTCCTCGCGCGGGTCACTGACGGCGCCTGTCTCGTCGATCCGCGCTGCGTGCCGCCGGCCGAGGACGATGCCTTGATCCGTGCCCTCGCCGCGGCGTTGAGGGCGGTACGGCCGTGA
- the selB gene encoding selenocysteine-specific translation elongation factor, which yields MTTHVVATAGHVDHGKSTLVRALTGMEPDRWTEERRRGLTIDLGFVWTTLPSGREVAFVDVPGHERFVANMLAGVGPVGVVCFVVAADEGWSVQSTDHRDALAALGIEHGVIVVTRADRAPERVEEVMARARDEFAETGLADAPIVAVSAVTGEGMDELRRTLDAVLGALPSPPTDERVRLWLDRSFSITGAGTVVTGTLTAGTLRRGDRLTVVGPRGSATTVQIRGQESRRVAAAELLPVDRVALNLRGVATDEVGRGDALVTPGAWPDTQVLDVRRFTGEPLDEVPAHVVVHVGTAAIPARLRSFDPTHARLTLERPAPLVAGDRLLLRAPGGHAVLGGVGVLDPEPPRLRRRGDGARRAAILAAMPPGGDVLPKLAREGAVEIAHMRRLGLVAAGESAPDGIQSIDGWWVEPVAYDGWRVQVAELIKQHHARDPLSAGLSQETLRAELGMPASQFLSRLIADAGLTSRGAHVSLPGAGDDLGAAEAGLALLEQRLAAEPFRAPEADDLAAWQLGVREVAAAERLGRLIRLTGGVVLLPSAPALAMRELARLRQPFTTSEARQALGTSRRVAIPLLEHLDARGWTRRVDEGHREVT from the coding sequence GTGACGACTCACGTCGTCGCCACCGCCGGACACGTCGACCACGGCAAGAGCACGCTCGTCCGTGCGCTCACCGGGATGGAGCCCGACCGGTGGACGGAGGAACGCCGCCGTGGCCTCACCATCGACCTCGGCTTCGTCTGGACCACGCTGCCCTCGGGTCGTGAGGTGGCGTTCGTCGACGTGCCGGGTCACGAGCGGTTCGTCGCGAACATGCTCGCCGGCGTCGGCCCGGTCGGGGTCGTCTGCTTCGTGGTTGCGGCCGACGAGGGCTGGTCGGTGCAGTCCACCGACCACCGGGACGCCCTCGCGGCCCTCGGCATCGAGCACGGCGTCATCGTGGTCACGCGTGCCGACCGCGCCCCGGAGCGGGTGGAGGAGGTGATGGCGCGTGCGCGCGACGAGTTCGCCGAGACCGGCTTGGCAGACGCGCCGATCGTGGCGGTCTCCGCCGTCACCGGCGAGGGGATGGACGAACTGCGACGCACCTTGGACGCCGTCCTCGGCGCGCTGCCCTCGCCACCGACCGACGAGCGGGTCCGACTTTGGCTCGACAGGTCGTTCAGCATCACCGGCGCGGGCACCGTCGTCACCGGCACCCTGACGGCCGGTACGTTGCGTCGCGGCGACAGGCTCACGGTCGTCGGGCCGCGTGGGTCTGCGACCACGGTCCAGATCCGCGGGCAGGAGAGCCGGCGGGTTGCTGCCGCCGAACTGCTGCCGGTCGACCGGGTCGCGCTCAACCTGCGCGGTGTCGCCACCGACGAGGTGGGGCGCGGCGACGCCCTCGTCACCCCCGGTGCCTGGCCCGACACGCAGGTCCTGGACGTACGACGCTTCACCGGCGAGCCGCTCGACGAGGTCCCGGCGCACGTCGTCGTCCACGTCGGCACGGCCGCGATCCCGGCACGGCTGCGCTCCTTCGACCCCACACACGCCCGCCTGACCTTGGAGCGCCCGGCGCCGCTCGTCGCCGGCGACCGGCTCCTCCTCCGTGCCCCGGGAGGTCACGCCGTGCTCGGTGGAGTGGGTGTGCTCGATCCCGAGCCGCCACGGCTGCGCAGACGCGGCGACGGTGCCCGGCGCGCCGCGATCCTCGCCGCAATGCCGCCCGGTGGCGACGTACTGCCGAAGCTGGCGCGCGAGGGGGCGGTCGAGATCGCCCACATGCGACGTCTCGGCCTCGTCGCCGCGGGGGAGAGCGCGCCCGACGGGATCCAGAGCATCGACGGCTGGTGGGTCGAGCCGGTGGCGTACGACGGCTGGCGGGTCCAGGTCGCCGAGCTGATCAAGCAGCACCACGCCCGCGACCCGCTCTCCGCCGGGCTCTCCCAGGAGACACTGCGCGCCGAGCTCGGCATGCCCGCCTCACAGTTCCTGAGCCGGCTCATCGCCGACGCCGGCCTCACGTCGCGCGGAGCGCACGTCAGCCTCCCTGGCGCCGGTGATGATCTCGGTGCCGCCGAGGCGGGCCTCGCTCTGCTCGAGCAGCGCCTTGCCGCGGAGCCGTTCCGCGCGCCGGAGGCCGACGACCTGGCCGCTTGGCAGTTGGGCGTCCGTGAGGTCGCCGCTGCCGAGCGCCTCGGCCGGCTGATCCGGCTGACCGGCGGCGTGGTGCTGCTGCCGAGCGCTCCGGCCCTGGCGATGCGCGAGCTGGCCCGCCTTCGACAGCCCTTCACCACGAGCGAGGCGCGTCAGGCGCTGGGTACCTCTCGCCGTGTCGCCATCCCGCTGCTCGAGCACCTCGACGCCCGGGGGTGGACCCGCCGGGTCGACGAGGGGCATCGCGAGGTCACATGA
- the arsC gene encoding arsenate reductase (glutaredoxin) (This arsenate reductase requires both glutathione and glutaredoxin to convert arsenate to arsenite, after which the efflux transporter formed by ArsA and ArsB can extrude the arsenite from the cell, providing resistance.), with product MSDIKIYEKPTCTTCRNLFALLKERGVDVDKIDYHVLGLTRAQVEEIVEKTGLTPRELLRTREPEYKELGLADPTTSDDAIIEAMAEHPALLQRPVVVRGEKAVLARPIERVLELL from the coding sequence GTGAGCGACATCAAGATCTACGAGAAGCCGACCTGCACCACCTGCAGGAATCTCTTCGCCCTCCTGAAGGAACGAGGCGTGGACGTCGACAAGATCGACTATCACGTCCTCGGGCTGACCCGCGCCCAGGTGGAGGAGATCGTCGAGAAGACGGGCCTCACGCCACGCGAGCTGCTCCGCACGCGTGAACCGGAGTACAAGGAGCTCGGCCTGGCCGATCCGACCACGAGCGACGACGCGATCATCGAGGCGATGGCCGAGCACCCGGCCCTGCTGCAGCGGCCCGTCGTCGTACGCGGGGAGAAGGCCGTGCTCGCCCGTCCTATCGAGCGGGTGCTTGAGCTGTTGTGA
- a CDS encoding HNH endonuclease signature motif containing protein: protein MVVQYVEPTHPIVAGAQQIREILGDLADVNPLFMSPGAQAEALREMVAATNQLTELQARVMASAAQVADDAGKHDTAGWLAHETHIGPREARAQKRLAEALEAWPAVAAGMRAGVVNREQAEIITRALNALPDDTAAELIPRAEAHLVDEASRWNPNQLRVLARQVLDVIDPDGTEAREAKKLEAEERTAFQKTRLSFAKKHDGTTKITIVVPDLTATRLAHLLHAFTSPRHDPADKQALADAAGDEAGERVWWKLPNNKKLGHAFCELLENIDPNSMPQHGTTGTELIVTIPLADLRRDLAAATVLGPHGVERITANEARRLACEAGIIPAVLGGQGHVLDLGRTSRLATKAQKKALILIRATCSEEGCDVPAAMTEVHHLNAWSQGGKTDLKDLVLLCKPGHRRIHSPDYTHERLPDGTIRFYRRT, encoded by the coding sequence ATGGTCGTGCAGTACGTCGAACCGACCCATCCGATCGTCGCGGGCGCCCAGCAGATCCGCGAGATCCTCGGTGACCTTGCGGACGTGAACCCGCTGTTCATGTCACCGGGCGCGCAGGCCGAAGCTCTCCGAGAGATGGTCGCGGCCACGAACCAGCTCACCGAGCTCCAAGCACGCGTCATGGCCAGTGCCGCGCAGGTCGCTGATGACGCGGGGAAGCACGACACTGCCGGCTGGTTGGCCCATGAGACCCATATCGGCCCCAGGGAGGCACGCGCCCAGAAACGGCTTGCTGAAGCGTTGGAAGCATGGCCGGCCGTGGCGGCGGGGATGCGTGCCGGGGTGGTGAACCGCGAGCAGGCCGAGATCATCACCCGCGCCCTGAACGCCCTACCGGACGACACTGCGGCCGAGTTGATCCCCCGCGCCGAGGCGCACCTCGTCGACGAAGCGTCGCGGTGGAACCCCAACCAGCTGAGGGTGTTGGCCCGTCAGGTCCTCGACGTGATCGACCCCGACGGGACCGAAGCCCGTGAGGCGAAGAAGCTCGAGGCTGAGGAACGCACCGCGTTCCAGAAGACCCGGCTCAGCTTCGCGAAGAAGCACGACGGCACCACCAAGATCACCATCGTCGTCCCCGACCTCACCGCCACCCGCCTCGCCCACCTCCTCCACGCCTTCACCAGCCCCCGGCACGACCCCGCCGACAAGCAGGCACTCGCGGACGCGGCCGGCGACGAGGCGGGTGAGAGGGTGTGGTGGAAGCTGCCGAACAACAAGAAGCTCGGCCACGCCTTCTGCGAGCTCCTGGAGAACATCGACCCGAACTCGATGCCGCAACACGGCACGACCGGCACCGAACTCATCGTCACCATCCCCTTGGCCGACCTCCGCCGCGATCTTGCCGCCGCCACCGTCCTCGGCCCCCACGGCGTCGAGCGGATCACCGCAAACGAAGCACGCCGCCTGGCCTGTGAGGCCGGGATCATCCCAGCCGTCCTCGGTGGTCAGGGCCACGTGCTGGACCTCGGCCGCACCTCACGGCTGGCCACCAAGGCTCAGAAGAAGGCGCTCATACTGATCCGGGCCACCTGCAGCGAAGAAGGCTGCGACGTGCCGGCCGCCATGACCGAGGTCCACCACCTCAACGCCTGGTCCCAAGGCGGGAAGACCGACCTCAAGGACCTCGTCCTGCTCTGCAAACCCGGCCACCGCAGGATCCACTCACCCGACTACACGCACGAGCGCCTCCCCGACGGCACCATCCGGTTCTACCGCAGGACCTGA
- a CDS encoding IS110 family transposase, with protein sequence MTVEAQSGQVYGGVDTHEESIHVAVISALGHDLGDKEFPTSPEGYQRTLAFITSHGDVAAVGIEGTSSYGVGIATAARAANIEVVEVMRPERAERRRLGKSDPIDAYQAARAALGSHRTAPAKDPAVIEGIRALHNARRSARKARTAAMIQIHHQLITAPTAIRERYRSMGREERIKVLARIQIRPDRESLERAIMLALKTLSQRCIELQREHDKLGIELDQLVTAANPGLRAAYGVGPDTGAQLLLTAGGNPERLRSEAAFAALCGTSPIQASSGKITRHRLSRGGDRTANSALHSIALVRMAKDPRTKDYVTKQRQAGLSSMEIIRKLKRAIAREVFRYLTTPVTVPAVDDLRPLRQAKNITLTTAANELGVWPITISELERGIRRNDNLAQTYRNWLHVA encoded by the coding sequence ATGACAGTCGAAGCACAGTCCGGGCAGGTCTACGGCGGCGTGGACACCCACGAGGAATCGATCCATGTCGCCGTCATCAGCGCCTTGGGCCACGACCTGGGCGACAAGGAGTTCCCCACCAGCCCCGAGGGCTACCAACGCACCTTGGCGTTCATCACCAGCCACGGCGATGTGGCCGCGGTCGGGATCGAGGGCACCTCCTCCTACGGAGTCGGCATCGCCACCGCGGCCCGCGCCGCCAACATCGAGGTCGTCGAGGTGATGCGGCCCGAACGCGCCGAACGTCGTCGCCTGGGCAAGTCTGACCCGATCGATGCCTACCAGGCGGCGCGCGCGGCGCTGGGCTCCCATCGCACGGCTCCCGCCAAGGACCCCGCGGTCATTGAAGGCATCCGGGCCCTGCACAACGCCCGCCGCTCGGCACGCAAGGCGAGGACTGCAGCGATGATCCAGATCCACCACCAGCTCATCACCGCGCCCACGGCGATCCGCGAGCGCTACCGCTCGATGGGACGCGAGGAGCGCATCAAGGTCCTCGCCCGCATCCAGATCCGACCAGACCGTGAGTCCCTCGAGCGGGCCATCATGCTGGCCCTGAAGACCCTGTCCCAGCGCTGCATCGAACTGCAGCGTGAGCACGACAAGCTCGGCATCGAGCTCGACCAGCTCGTCACCGCCGCCAACCCCGGGCTGCGGGCCGCCTACGGCGTCGGCCCCGACACCGGTGCCCAACTGCTGCTCACCGCCGGCGGCAACCCCGAGCGCCTACGGTCCGAGGCAGCCTTCGCAGCACTCTGCGGCACCAGCCCGATCCAGGCATCCTCGGGCAAGATCACCCGGCACCGGTTGTCCCGTGGCGGGGACCGTACCGCTAACAGCGCACTGCACAGCATCGCACTGGTACGCATGGCCAAGGACCCCCGCACCAAGGACTACGTCACCAAGCAACGCCAGGCCGGCCTCAGCTCGATGGAGATCATCCGCAAACTCAAGCGCGCGATCGCCCGGGAGGTCTTCCGTTACCTGACGACCCCCGTCACCGTCCCGGCCGTCGACGACCTGCGTCCGCTGCGCCAGGCCAAGAACATCACCCTGACCACCGCAGCCAACGAGCTCGGCGTCTGGCCCATCACCATCAGCGAGCTCGAACGCGGAATCCGCCGCAACGACAACCTCGCCCAGACCTACCGAAACTGGCTCCACGTCGCTTGA
- a CDS encoding cation diffusion facilitator family transporter: protein MGHHHDHGIADDATRGALLAALALLVAFMVGEVVVAILADSLALLSDAGHMLTDAGSIAAALWAIRLAARPASERWTFGLKRAEILSAAINGITLLVVSGVVLVEAVRRLVSSHPTVSGGPVLVVAAVGCLVNVAAAWLIARANRSSLNIEGAYQHILTDLFGFVGTLIAAVVILTTGWEKADSVAALVVVVLMLRSAWSLLRDSGHILLEGTPGDLDLAEVRRHLLEVDHIVDVHDLHAWTITSGLPTLSAHLTVEDQCFGDRHTPQLLDAVQECLHDHFDVEHSTFQFEPASHAAHEHGAH from the coding sequence ATGGGCCACCATCACGACCACGGCATCGCTGACGACGCCACACGCGGTGCGCTGCTGGCGGCACTCGCGCTGCTGGTCGCGTTCATGGTCGGCGAGGTGGTCGTGGCGATCCTGGCCGACTCGCTCGCGCTGCTCTCCGACGCCGGGCACATGCTCACCGACGCCGGCTCGATCGCCGCGGCGCTGTGGGCGATCCGGCTCGCCGCCCGACCGGCGTCAGAGCGGTGGACGTTCGGCCTCAAGCGTGCCGAGATCCTCTCCGCCGCGATCAACGGCATCACGCTGCTGGTCGTCTCCGGGGTGGTGCTCGTCGAGGCCGTACGCCGGCTCGTCTCCTCCCATCCCACGGTGTCCGGCGGACCGGTGCTGGTCGTCGCCGCCGTCGGATGTCTGGTCAACGTGGCCGCCGCGTGGCTGATCGCCCGCGCCAACCGGTCGAGCCTCAACATCGAGGGTGCCTACCAGCACATCCTCACCGACCTCTTCGGCTTCGTCGGCACGCTGATCGCGGCCGTCGTGATCCTCACCACCGGCTGGGAGAAGGCCGACTCCGTGGCCGCACTCGTGGTCGTCGTACTGATGCTGCGGTCGGCGTGGAGCCTCCTCCGCGACTCCGGGCACATCCTCCTCGAGGGCACGCCCGGCGACCTGGATCTGGCGGAGGTACGCCGTCACCTGCTCGAGGTCGACCACATCGTCGACGTCCACGACCTGCACGCCTGGACGATCACGTCGGGTCTTCCCACGTTGTCGGCTCATCTGACCGTCGAGGATCAGTGCTTCGGCGACCGTCATACTCCGCAGCTCCTGGATGCGGTGCAGGAGTGCCTGCACGACCACTTCGACGTGGAGCACTCGACCTTCCAGTTCGAGCCTGCGAGTCATGCGGCGCACGAGCACGGAGCGCACTGA
- a CDS encoding GNAT family N-acetyltransferase produces MAAQIRALEERDWGDVRRIYRLGIETRNATFETAVPDAEALDAKWIAGQRWVIEHEGAVAGWAAMTAVSARECYRGVGETSIYLDTALIGRGLGTLLIAHQVRAAQEAGFWTLQTSIFPENTASLALHRRAGFREVGCRERIAQLDGAWRDTILLELRA; encoded by the coding sequence ATGGCGGCGCAGATCCGGGCCCTCGAGGAACGGGACTGGGGCGACGTACGCCGGATCTATCGGCTCGGCATCGAGACGAGGAACGCGACCTTCGAGACGGCCGTTCCGGACGCAGAGGCGCTCGACGCCAAGTGGATCGCAGGTCAGCGCTGGGTGATCGAGCACGAGGGAGCCGTCGCCGGCTGGGCCGCGATGACCGCTGTGTCGGCACGCGAGTGCTACCGCGGTGTCGGCGAGACGTCGATCTACCTCGACACCGCTCTGATCGGGCGCGGGCTCGGCACGCTGCTGATCGCGCACCAGGTGCGGGCGGCGCAGGAGGCCGGCTTCTGGACGCTGCAGACGTCGATCTTCCCGGAGAACACCGCGAGTCTCGCCCTCCACCGCCGGGCAGGCTTCCGCGAGGTCGGTTGTCGTGAGCGGATCGCCCAGCTCGACGGAGCCTGGCGGGACACGATCCTGCTCGAACTCCGCGCCTGA